Proteins found in one Streptomyces changanensis genomic segment:
- a CDS encoding phospholipase D-like domain-containing protein yields the protein MRTRHKLRPVALAAAFLASVFTVSATPAGAETAPATAGVTTQAVFNNPIGTVAEQRAIVDKQIELIAGAPAGSLIRLSYYYLNDPDFADALIAAHDRGVRVQAIFDEKALHKEYAPIYSRLAEKLGSDPARPSFLMTCGTGRGCVGTRMNNGVVAINHNKFMLFTETQGTERVVVQSSANLHAGRDGRLGWNNALVLAGNDAIYEAYEGYFEDLRARIPNNDYYKTGRPPLASGNAKIHFFPRAEAPGKNFYEDSSEDTISTILDNVQCHGNSVVGTTDTHRTRIRVSMTAFARPYLASKLNELDAAGCYVEVALTYSPPKDDGKYSFAEDSLNRLLAKTSSSYGGVITKYYCGQDATWIHDKFLLIEGKYYNTPDRKIVWTGSHNLTTNSLRQSDETLLQLEDPAVHDAYVAQYNKLRAATTHQPANGTPIACPRTPA from the coding sequence ATGCGTACCCGACACAAGCTGCGCCCTGTCGCCCTGGCAGCGGCGTTCCTGGCGTCCGTGTTCACCGTATCCGCTACGCCCGCAGGCGCCGAGACCGCGCCTGCGACGGCGGGGGTGACCACCCAGGCCGTCTTCAACAACCCGATCGGCACCGTGGCTGAACAGCGGGCCATCGTCGACAAGCAGATCGAGCTGATCGCCGGCGCTCCGGCCGGTTCGCTGATCCGCCTGTCGTACTACTACCTCAACGACCCGGACTTCGCTGATGCCCTGATCGCCGCACACGACCGGGGCGTGCGGGTACAGGCGATTTTTGACGAGAAGGCGCTGCATAAGGAGTACGCGCCGATCTACAGCCGGCTGGCGGAGAAACTGGGATCCGACCCGGCCAGGCCGTCCTTCCTTATGACCTGCGGCACCGGCCGCGGCTGCGTCGGTACCCGCATGAACAACGGCGTGGTGGCCATCAACCACAACAAGTTCATGCTGTTCACCGAAACCCAGGGCACCGAACGGGTCGTCGTGCAGTCCTCGGCGAACCTGCACGCGGGGCGCGACGGCCGCCTGGGATGGAACAACGCCCTCGTACTCGCCGGCAACGACGCCATCTACGAGGCCTACGAAGGCTACTTCGAGGATCTTCGTGCGCGGATTCCGAACAACGACTACTACAAGACCGGCCGCCCGCCGCTCGCCTCGGGTAACGCGAAGATCCACTTCTTCCCCCGGGCCGAAGCTCCCGGGAAGAACTTTTACGAGGATTCCAGCGAAGACACCATCTCGACCATCCTCGACAACGTGCAGTGCCACGGCAACTCCGTGGTCGGCACCACCGATACGCACCGCACCCGCATCCGCGTCAGCATGACCGCCTTCGCCCGCCCTTACCTCGCGTCGAAGCTCAACGAGCTGGACGCCGCCGGTTGCTACGTAGAGGTCGCGCTGACCTACTCGCCGCCAAAGGACGACGGTAAGTACAGCTTCGCGGAGGACTCCCTCAACCGGCTGCTCGCGAAGACGAGCAGCTCTTACGGCGGGGTCATCACCAAGTACTACTGCGGCCAGGACGCCACCTGGATCCATGACAAGTTCCTGCTGATCGAGGGTAAGTACTACAACACCCCGGACCGCAAGATCGTGTGGACCGGCAGCCACAACCTGACCACCAATTCCCTGCGCCAGAGCGACGAAACCTTGCTCCAGCTTGAGGACCCGGCCGTCCACGACGCCTACGTCGCGCAGTACAACAAGCTGCGAGCCGCGACCACCCACCAGCCGGCCAACGGCACCCCGATCGCCTGCCCGCGCACTCCGGCGTAG
- a CDS encoding IS701 family transposase has protein sequence MDPARWRGAFEALTDRIAGRFARVEPRRRAGRLVLGLLADLPRKNCWTIAEWAGDATPHGLQHLLSRASWDADTVRDDVRDYVAEHLRDDAAVLVVDETGDVKKGTHTVGVQRQYTGTAGRIENSQVAVYLVYAGSRGHAAVDRELYVPRSWTTDPDRCQAAGIPEERAFATKPELAAMMIERFLDAGHHAAWAAGDEVYGGNPKLRAVLETRGMGYVLAVACSAEVTTQAGKFRADALAGKLPKRAWQKLSAGAGAKGHRFYDWAVIDTVDPGPGHRQLLIRRNRATGELAYYRCYSPGAVPLTTLVRIAGSRWRVEETFQSGKGLAGLDEHQVRRFVSWTRWVTLAMLAHAFLAVVRADEHDRAADPADLIPLSCNEVQRLFIAIVVHSVHNTAHRLAWSNWRRRHQARSQTSHYRRQAATQT, from the coding sequence ATAGATCCCGCCCGTTGGCGGGGTGCGTTCGAGGCCCTGACGGACCGGATCGCGGGCCGCTTCGCACGGGTTGAACCCCGGCGCCGGGCCGGGCGGCTGGTGCTCGGTCTGCTGGCGGACCTGCCGCGCAAGAACTGCTGGACGATCGCGGAGTGGGCCGGGGATGCCACTCCGCACGGTTTGCAGCACTTGCTGTCCCGGGCGTCCTGGGACGCGGACACGGTCCGTGATGACGTCCGTGACTACGTGGCCGAGCATCTGCGTGATGACGCGGCGGTGCTGGTCGTCGACGAGACCGGCGACGTAAAGAAGGGCACGCACACCGTCGGGGTCCAGCGGCAGTACACCGGCACCGCGGGCAGGATCGAGAACTCCCAGGTCGCCGTCTACCTCGTCTACGCCGGCAGCCGCGGGCACGCCGCGGTGGACCGCGAGCTGTACGTTCCGCGCTCGTGGACCACCGATCCCGACCGCTGCCAGGCCGCGGGCATCCCCGAAGAACGGGCCTTCGCCACCAAGCCGGAACTGGCCGCCATGATGATCGAACGGTTCCTGGACGCCGGGCACCATGCCGCTTGGGCGGCCGGGGACGAGGTCTACGGCGGCAACCCGAAACTGCGGGCCGTACTGGAAACACGCGGCATGGGCTACGTCCTCGCCGTCGCCTGCTCAGCCGAAGTCACCACCCAGGCAGGCAAGTTCAGGGCCGACGCCCTGGCCGGCAAGCTGCCCAAGCGGGCTTGGCAAAAGCTGTCCGCCGGGGCCGGCGCGAAGGGGCACCGGTTTTACGACTGGGCCGTCATCGACACCGTCGACCCCGGCCCCGGGCACCGTCAGCTGCTGATCCGCCGCAACCGCGCAACCGGCGAACTCGCCTACTACCGCTGCTATTCGCCCGGAGCCGTGCCGCTGACCACCCTGGTCAGGATCGCCGGATCAAGGTGGCGGGTGGAGGAGACCTTCCAGTCCGGAAAGGGTCTGGCCGGACTCGATGAGCATCAGGTCCGACGATTCGTGTCCTGGACCCGCTGGGTCACTCTGGCGATGCTCGCCCATGCCTTCCTCGCCGTCGTCCGGGCCGACGAACACGACCGGGCCGCCGACCCCGCCGACCTGATCCCGCTGTCCTGCAACGAAGTACAGCGACTGTTCATCGCCATCGTCGTCCATTCCGTCCACAACACCGCCCACCGTCTCGCCTGGTCCAACTGGCGACGTCGCCATCAGGCCCGATCCCAGACCAGCCACTACCGGCGACAAGCCGCAACGCAGACATGA
- a CDS encoding YdhR family protein, translating into MPAILFVRITSGLDAQEFERRLLERRPRFRDVPGLLQKVYGRDSATGDVCGIYFFESREALDAFRETELARTIPAAYEAVEVRREVYEVLYSLRPDRGPFAESGHPADTTA; encoded by the coding sequence ATGCCCGCCATCCTCTTCGTCCGGATCACATCCGGACTCGATGCGCAGGAGTTCGAGCGGCGCCTCCTGGAGCGGCGGCCCCGCTTCCGTGACGTACCCGGTCTCCTGCAGAAGGTCTACGGCCGCGACAGCGCAACCGGAGACGTGTGCGGCATCTACTTCTTCGAGAGCCGCGAGGCGCTCGACGCATTCCGGGAGACCGAGCTCGCCCGCACTATCCCTGCCGCGTACGAAGCCGTCGAGGTCCGCCGCGAGGTGTACGAGGTGCTCTATTCGCTGCGGCCTGACCGGGGGCCCTTCGCCGAGTCCGGCCACCCGGCGGACACGACAGCGTGA
- a CDS encoding Tn3 family transposase — MHADTQGQSFPFGEPGRDIIDFGLIESEFRHPLRVTISVREGAISSAMLLRRFRVGVRKNATYTAFREVGRVTDGPAAALPFRRPAAPAGDRNHDEVEASPGFSRVDGFGKGAVITDNEPVELRAVR, encoded by the coding sequence GTGCACGCCGACACACAGGGCCAGTCCTTCCCGTTCGGGGAGCCAGGCCGCGACATCATCGACTTCGGCCTGATCGAGTCCGAGTTCCGGCACCCACTGCGGGTGACGATCTCGGTGCGCGAGGGCGCGATCTCCTCCGCCATGCTGCTGCGGCGCTTTCGCGTCGGTGTGCGCAAGAACGCCACTTACACCGCCTTCCGGGAAGTCGGCCGCGTCACCGACGGTCCAGCTGCTGCGCTACCTTTCCGACGTCCCGCTGCGCCGGCGGGTGACCGCAACCACGACGAGGTCGAGGCATCCCCCGGCTTCTCCCGAGTGGATGGTTTTGGCAAGGGCGCTGTCATCACGGACAACGAGCCCGTCGAGCTAAGGGCTGTCCGGTAA
- a CDS encoding nucleotidyltransferase domain-containing protein, with translation MDRLVEIADRLAEASGVVGVCLGGSRARGTHSPDSDYDLGLYYRPPLDTAALRLLAAELTGGPVEVTEPGGWGPWVDGGGWLTIDGHRVDWIYRDLNRVHRVWQQCQAGQFEIGAQPGHPLGVYSHAYAGEVALGRILADPRGELQALQEQTRLYPEPLREALIGNAQWEAPFILAGARKGASRGDAFYVAGCLFRAVGLLVHALHAHARRWVLNEKGAVQATGGLPAAPADFTGRAHALFSSLGNTPETLAAALDDADRLVAEVCGLIG, from the coding sequence GTGGATCGCTTGGTGGAGATCGCGGACCGGCTGGCAGAGGCCAGCGGCGTCGTTGGTGTATGTCTGGGAGGTAGTCGGGCGAGAGGTACGCACAGCCCCGATTCCGACTACGACCTGGGCCTGTACTACCGGCCACCGTTGGACACCGCTGCTCTGCGTCTGCTGGCGGCCGAGCTGACCGGCGGGCCGGTGGAGGTCACCGAGCCGGGTGGCTGGGGACCATGGGTGGACGGTGGTGGCTGGCTGACCATCGACGGCCATCGCGTCGACTGGATCTACCGCGACCTGAACCGTGTGCACCGCGTCTGGCAACAGTGCCAGGCTGGACAGTTCGAGATCGGTGCCCAGCCCGGTCACCCTCTGGGGGTCTACTCCCACGCCTATGCAGGTGAGGTGGCCCTGGGACGTATCCTCGCCGACCCCAGGGGCGAGCTTCAGGCCCTGCAAGAGCAGACGCGTCTCTATCCGGAGCCTCTGCGGGAAGCGCTCATCGGCAACGCGCAATGGGAGGCACCGTTCATCCTGGCCGGCGCTCGTAAGGGAGCATCCCGCGGTGATGCCTTTTACGTCGCCGGTTGCCTTTTCCGCGCGGTCGGCCTTCTCGTGCATGCACTCCACGCCCATGCCAGGCGCTGGGTGCTCAACGAGAAGGGTGCCGTGCAGGCCACAGGAGGACTCCCCGCCGCCCCTGCGGATTTCACCGGACGGGCTCACGCGTTGTTCTCCTCGCTCGGTAATACTCCGGAGACGCTCGCTGCCGCACTTGATGACGCTGACCGGCTGGTCGCCGAGGTATGCGGGCTCATCGGGTGA
- a CDS encoding IS5 family transposase (programmed frameshift), which produces MTAALVERMAPEDLWTLFQRVVPPAPVRPQGGGHRRRGDREVLAAIIFVATSGCTWNQLPPGFGLSGVTAFRRFTEWTEARVWAKLHRLVLDELGARGELDWSRCAIDSVSVRALKGQLTGPNPTDRGKKGSKIHLIVDRQGLPLSIGISAANLHDSQALIPLVCGIPPIRSRRGPRRRRPGKLHGDKGYDYQNLRRWLASRGIRHRLARKGIESSQRLGRHRWVVERTMSWLSGCRRLHRRYERKPEHFLAFTAIAATLICHRRLAN; this is translated from the exons ATGACTGCTGCGCTTGTCGAGCGGATGGCGCCGGAAGACCTGTGGACGTTGTTCCAGCGGGTGGTGCCGCCGGCGCCGGTCCGCCCCCAGGGTGGTGGGCACCGGCGGCGAGGTGACCGCGAGGTGCTGGCCGCGATCATCTTCGTGGCCACCTCAGGCTGCACCTGGAATCAACTGCCACCAGGCTTCGGACTGTCGGGCGTGACAGCCTTCCGCCGGTTCACCGAGTGGACCGAGGCCAGGGTGTGGGCCAAACTTCACCGCCTGGTCCTGGATGAACTCGGTGCCCGGGGTGAGCTGGACTGGTCGCGGTGCGCGATCGACTCGGTCAGCGTCCGGGCCCTCAAA GGGCAGCTGACGGGACCGAATCCGACCGACCGTGGCAAGAAGGGATCGAAAATCCACCTCATCGTCGACCGCCAGGGCCTGCCCCTGTCGATCGGCATCTCCGCCGCCAATCTCCACGACAGCCAGGCCCTCATCCCGCTGGTGTGCGGCATCCCGCCCATCCGCTCGCGTCGCGGCCCTCGACGCCGGCGGCCCGGCAAGCTGCACGGTGACAAGGGCTACGACTACCAGAACCTGCGGCGATGGCTCGCTTCCCGCGGCATCCGGCACCGACTTGCCCGCAAGGGCATCGAGTCGTCCCAGCGGCTGGGCCGGCACCGCTGGGTCGTGGAGCGGACCATGTCCTGGCTGTCCGGCTGCCGCCGTCTCCACCGCCGCTACGAACGCAAGCCGGAACACTTCCTCGCCTTCACAGCCATCGCCGCGACCCTCATATGTCACCGCCGACTAGCCAACTGA
- a CDS encoding transposase family protein, with the protein MTKTKERAEDTCQLVYQCRLSLSTSTVSHLAGLLRRHPEGDTVPWRILPPGKIAVIVLAVLRHDQDLADIAGGSNVSESTVRRWRDELITLLAAQAPRLDRALKKGASQGGEVVLIDGTLIPTQRRTRQDDRRNHSRKHRHHGPHFLVLTDVKRRLTWISAARPGRTHDITAARHDHILAHLRAPASAPSQTSASAAWTTTYSTP; encoded by the coding sequence GTGACGAAAACCAAAGAACGCGCCGAGGACACCTGCCAGCTTGTCTACCAGTGCCGTCTGTCGCTGTCCACGAGCACGGTCAGCCACCTCGCCGGTCTGCTGCGGCGCCACCCTGAAGGCGATACGGTCCCGTGGCGAATCCTGCCTCCGGGGAAGATCGCGGTGATCGTCCTGGCCGTGCTGCGGCATGACCAGGACCTGGCCGACATCGCTGGCGGCAGCAACGTCTCCGAGTCGACCGTCCGCCGCTGGCGCGACGAGCTGATCACCCTGCTTGCCGCGCAGGCGCCACGCCTGGACCGTGCTCTGAAGAAGGGCGCCAGTCAGGGTGGGGAGGTCGTCCTGATCGACGGCACTCTCATCCCCACCCAGCGCCGCACCCGACAGGACGACCGCCGCAACCACTCCCGCAAGCACCGTCATCACGGCCCGCACTTCCTCGTTCTGACCGACGTGAAGCGGCGCCTGACCTGGATATCCGCCGCCCGGCCCGGCCGCACGCACGACATCACCGCCGCCCGCCACGACCACATCCTGGCCCACCTGCGCGCCCCGGCCTCGGCGCCCTCGCAGACCTCGGCTTCCGCGGCCTGGACAACGACGTACTCGACCCCGTGA
- a CDS encoding amino acid--tRNA ligase-related protein: protein MRQPAPVWTKRGARNLHLPVTTGSISSPMGRGSDSSPVKVELESVPTYLADSMQFVLEFGCRLAPEGSYYLMPSFRGEAADETHLCQFFHSEAEIAGGLDDMIEVVEAYLRHLAGALLTHSRDAVTGMAGTVQHLEELASSGPLPRITFDEAYGILKDLPGAVKELEPGCRSLTREGERVLMDKFGGYVWLTHPDHLSVPFYQAFDPQDPTKALSADLLFGVGETVVAGERHTDVADLRRALDLHEVPKDAYEWYVTMNERHPMRTSGFGLGVERFLLWATQHDDIRDLALLLRFNGANILP from the coding sequence GTGCGGCAACCCGCACCAGTCTGGACCAAGCGGGGTGCCCGCAACCTGCACCTCCCGGTCACCACCGGATCCATCTCCAGCCCGATGGGGCGGGGGAGCGACAGCTCGCCCGTCAAGGTCGAACTCGAGAGCGTCCCCACCTACCTCGCCGACTCGATGCAGTTCGTCCTGGAGTTCGGCTGCCGGCTAGCCCCGGAGGGCTCCTACTACCTGATGCCGTCCTTCCGGGGCGAGGCGGCGGACGAGACCCACCTGTGCCAGTTCTTCCACAGCGAGGCGGAGATAGCGGGCGGCCTCGACGACATGATAGAGGTGGTCGAGGCATATCTGCGGCACCTGGCCGGAGCCCTGCTCACCCACAGCCGCGATGCTGTGACCGGAATGGCCGGGACAGTGCAGCACCTGGAGGAGCTGGCCAGCAGCGGCCCGCTGCCCCGGATTACCTTCGATGAGGCCTACGGGATCTTGAAGGACCTACCCGGAGCCGTCAAGGAGCTGGAGCCCGGCTGCCGGAGCCTCACCCGCGAGGGCGAGCGCGTCCTGATGGACAAGTTCGGCGGGTACGTCTGGCTGACCCACCCCGACCACCTGAGTGTGCCCTTCTACCAGGCCTTCGACCCGCAGGACCCGACCAAGGCGCTGAGCGCCGACCTGCTGTTCGGCGTCGGCGAGACGGTCGTCGCGGGCGAGCGCCACACCGACGTCGCCGACCTGCGCCGCGCCCTTGACCTGCACGAGGTCCCCAAGGACGCCTACGAGTGGTACGTCACCATGAACGAGCGCCACCCGATGCGAACCTCCGGCTTCGGGCTCGGCGTCGAGCGGTTCTTGCTCTGGGCAACCCAGCACGACGACATCCGTGACCTCGCCCTGCTGCTGCGCTTCAACGGCGCAAACATCCTGCCCTGA
- a CDS encoding DinB family protein gives MSAIDRPMPPLNADERTTLESWLDFHRTTLAMKCEGLDDEQAAVASVPPSGFTLTGLVQHMAEVERNWFRRVLAGEQAPPIYDPQADPDGPDGGFDVAAGAALSDALATWHAEIARAREHCADRALTDTGRFMEQDVNLRWIYVHMIEEYARHNGHADLVRERIDGTTGV, from the coding sequence ATGAGCGCCATCGATCGCCCTATGCCGCCCCTGAACGCCGACGAGCGCACGACGCTTGAAAGCTGGCTCGACTTTCACCGCACCACACTGGCCATGAAGTGCGAGGGTCTGGACGATGAGCAGGCCGCCGTCGCGTCCGTGCCGCCGTCCGGCTTCACGTTGACCGGCCTGGTCCAGCACATGGCGGAGGTGGAGCGGAACTGGTTCCGCCGCGTGCTCGCCGGAGAACAGGCCCCGCCCATCTACGACCCGCAGGCCGACCCGGACGGCCCCGACGGTGGTTTCGATGTGGCTGCGGGCGCCGCCCTGAGTGACGCCCTCGCCACCTGGCACGCGGAGATCGCCCGCGCCCGCGAGCACTGCGCCGACCGTGCTCTGACCGATACGGGCCGCTTCATGGAGCAGGACGTCAACCTCCGCTGGATCTACGTCCACATGATCGAGGAGTACGCCCGCCACAACGGCCACGCCGACCTGGTCCGGGAACGCATCGATGGCACCACCGGCGTTTAG
- a CDS encoding cytochrome P450, with protein sequence MHVFDPEILLTEKTALDPYPVFARMRALDPVHWNEPTNSWYVPTYGDVARLLLEESLSACPGDYTGPQRDEDRPEVEEAMAFFNSWMVFSDPPHQTRLRETVAPAFPRRSAEAWAGHVRRTARELLDAVGEGETDLFGAFAAPLAVRLTCAVLGVPEQDVQLVQDWSSRLIGFLSTPTADPVRARIALQARDDLRKYLQDTVIPGLRATDDERLIPLRGIAELNPEDALALFAQLLTGGIDPVASALATTADVLLRWDPAARAEALARRELLEAVVEEALRYDAPFHFVPRSTTVPLEIGGRKVPAGWRLVLVIASANRDEAVYEGPDAFRPGRSGPRHLSFGLGRHYCLAGLLSRVILREGVLALLERLDGTEARPLATVRTPAFGVTTWPRLMIAF encoded by the coding sequence ATGCACGTGTTTGACCCCGAGATCCTGCTGACGGAGAAGACCGCGCTCGACCCGTACCCGGTCTTCGCCCGGATGCGCGCGCTGGACCCGGTGCACTGGAACGAACCAACAAACTCCTGGTACGTCCCCACCTACGGCGACGTCGCCCGGCTGCTGCTGGAGGAGAGCCTCTCCGCCTGCCCGGGCGACTACACGGGACCGCAGCGCGACGAGGACCGTCCCGAGGTCGAGGAGGCCATGGCCTTCTTCAACTCCTGGATGGTCTTCAGCGACCCGCCGCACCAGACCCGGCTCCGGGAGACGGTCGCCCCCGCCTTCCCGCGCCGCAGCGCCGAGGCCTGGGCCGGCCACGTCCGCCGGACGGCACGGGAGCTGCTCGACGCCGTGGGCGAGGGGGAGACCGACCTTTTTGGCGCCTTCGCCGCACCTCTCGCCGTGCGCCTCACCTGCGCGGTGCTCGGGGTGCCGGAGCAGGACGTGCAGCTGGTCCAGGACTGGTCGTCCCGGCTGATCGGCTTCCTGAGCACCCCCACGGCGGACCCGGTGCGGGCCAGGATCGCGCTCCAGGCGCGGGACGACCTGCGGAAGTACCTCCAGGACACTGTCATCCCGGGGCTGCGCGCCACCGACGACGAACGGCTGATTCCCCTGCGCGGGATCGCCGAGCTCAACCCCGAGGACGCGCTCGCCCTGTTCGCCCAGCTCCTGACCGGGGGGATCGACCCGGTGGCCAGCGCACTGGCCACCACGGCCGACGTCCTACTGCGCTGGGACCCCGCGGCCCGGGCGGAGGCGCTCGCCCGGCGGGAGCTGCTGGAGGCGGTCGTGGAGGAAGCCCTGCGCTACGACGCCCCGTTTCACTTCGTTCCGCGGTCCACCACCGTGCCGTTGGAGATCGGCGGGCGCAAGGTGCCGGCCGGCTGGCGCCTGGTCCTGGTGATCGCCTCGGCCAACCGGGACGAGGCCGTCTACGAGGGCCCGGACGCGTTCCGCCCGGGCCGCAGCGGGCCGCGTCACCTGTCCTTCGGCCTCGGACGCCACTACTGCCTGGCCGGGCTGCTGTCGCGGGTCATCCTCCGGGAGGGCGTGCTGGCTCTCCTGGAACGGCTGGACGGCACCGAGGCGCGCCCCCTGGCCACCGTGCGCACCCCGGCCTTCGGCGTCACGACCTGGCCGCGGCTCATGATCGCATTCTGA